A genome region from Streptomyces antimycoticus includes the following:
- the rplP gene encoding 50S ribosomal protein L16 produces MLIPRRVKHRKQHHPKRSGMAKGGTELAFGEYGIQAVTPAYVTNRQIEAARIAMTRHIKRGGKVWINIYPDRPLTKKPAETRMGSGKGSPEWWVANVKPGRVMFELSFPNEKTAREALTRAAHKLPMKCRIVRREAGES; encoded by the coding sequence ATGCTGATCCCTCGCAGGGTCAAGCACCGCAAGCAGCACCACCCCAAGCGGTCCGGCATGGCCAAGGGCGGCACGGAGCTGGCGTTCGGCGAGTACGGCATCCAGGCCGTCACCCCGGCGTACGTCACCAACCGTCAGATCGAGGCCGCTCGTATCGCGATGACCCGCCACATCAAGCGTGGCGGCAAGGTCTGGATCAACATCTACCCGGACCGTCCGCTGACGAAGAAGCCTGCCGAGACCCGCATGGGTTCCGGTAAGGGTTCGCCGGAGTGGTGGGTCGCGAACGTCAAGCCCGGCCGGGTGATGTTCGAGCTGTCCTTCCCGAACGAGAAGACTGCGCGTGAGGCGCTCACCCGCGCTGCTCACAAGCTCCCGATGAAGTGCCGGATCGTGCGGCGCGAGGCAGGTGAGTCGTGA
- the rplF gene encoding 50S ribosomal protein L6 — MSRIGKLPIQVPAGVDVTIDGRTVAVKGPKGSLSHTVAAPIDVAKGEDNTLVVTRPNDERQNKALHGLSRTLVANMITGVTQGYSKALEISGVGYRVQAKGSNLEFALGYSHPIVVEAPEGITFKVESPTKLSVEGIDKQKVGEVAANIRKLRKPDPYKAKGVKYAGEVIRRKVGKAGK, encoded by the coding sequence ATGTCGCGCATTGGCAAGCTGCCCATCCAGGTTCCCGCTGGTGTGGACGTCACCATCGATGGCCGCACGGTCGCCGTGAAGGGCCCCAAGGGTTCTCTCTCGCACACCGTCGCCGCGCCGATCGATGTCGCCAAGGGTGAGGACAACACGCTCGTTGTCACCCGCCCCAACGACGAGCGTCAGAACAAGGCCCTGCACGGCCTGTCCCGCACGCTGGTGGCGAACATGATCACCGGCGTGACCCAGGGCTACAGCAAGGCGCTCGAGATCAGCGGTGTGGGTTACCGCGTCCAGGCCAAGGGCTCCAACCTGGAGTTCGCCCTGGGCTACAGCCACCCGATCGTGGTCGAGGCCCCCGAGGGCATCACCTTCAAGGTGGAGTCCCCGACCAAGCTGAGCGTCGAGGGCATCGACAAGCAGAAGGTCGGCGAGGTCGCCGCGAACATCCGCAAGCTGCGCAAGCCCGACCCCTACAAGGCCAAGGGCGTGAAGTACGCGGGCGAGGTCATCCGCCGCAAGGTCGGAAAGGCTGGTAAGTAA
- the rpsC gene encoding 30S ribosomal protein S3 gives MGQKVNPHGFRLGITTDFKSRWYADKLYKDYVKEDVAIRRMMTKGMERAGISKVEIERTRDRVRVDIHTARPGIVIGRRGAEADRIRGELEKLTGKQVQLNILEVKNPEVDAQLVAQAVAEQLSSRVSFRRAMRKSMQSSMKAGAKGIKIQCGGRLGGAEMSRSEFYREGRVPLHTLRANVDYGFFEAKTTFGRIGVKVWIYKGDVKNIAEVRAENAAARAGNRPSRGGSDRPQRRGGERGGRGRKPQQQQSAPAEAPKAEATAAPAAESTGTEA, from the coding sequence ATGGGCCAGAAGGTTAACCCGCACGGGTTCCGGCTCGGCATCACCACCGACTTCAAGTCGCGCTGGTACGCCGACAAGCTGTACAAGGACTACGTCAAGGAAGACGTCGCCATCCGCCGGATGATGACGAAGGGCATGGAGCGCGCGGGCATCTCCAAGGTGGAGATCGAGCGCACCCGTGACCGCGTCCGCGTCGACATCCACACCGCCCGGCCGGGCATCGTCATCGGCCGCCGCGGCGCGGAGGCCGACCGTATCCGCGGCGAGCTGGAGAAGCTGACCGGCAAGCAGGTGCAGCTCAACATCCTCGAGGTGAAGAACCCCGAGGTCGACGCTCAGCTGGTGGCCCAGGCCGTCGCCGAGCAGCTCTCCTCCCGCGTCTCCTTCCGTCGTGCGATGCGCAAGTCGATGCAGAGCTCGATGAAGGCCGGTGCCAAGGGCATCAAGATCCAGTGTGGTGGCCGTCTCGGCGGCGCCGAGATGTCCCGCTCGGAGTTCTACCGCGAGGGCCGTGTGCCCCTGCACACGCTCCGCGCGAACGTCGACTACGGCTTCTTCGAGGCCAAGACCACCTTCGGCCGCATCGGCGTCAAGGTGTGGATCTACAAGGGCGACGTCAAGAACATCGCCGAGGTCCGCGCCGAGAACGCCGCCGCCCGCGCCGGCAACCGCCCGTCGCGCGGTGGCAGCGACCGCCCGCAGCGCCGTGGTGGCGAGCGCGGTGGCCGTGGCCGTAAGCCGCAGCAGCAGCAGAGCGCCCCCGCCGAGGCCCCCAAGGCCGAGGCCACCGCCGCTCCGGCTGCTGAGAGCACTGGAACGGAGGCCTGA
- the rplE gene encoding 50S ribosomal protein L5, producing the protein MTATTTAPRLKARYREEIQGKLQEQFSYENVMQIPGLTKVVVNMGVGDAARDSKLIEGAIRDLSTITGQKPAVTKARKSIAQFKLREGQPIGAHVTLRGDRMWEFLDRLVSLALPRIRDFRGLSPKQFDGRGNYTFGLTEQVMFHEIDQDKIDRVRGMDITVVTTATNDDEGRALLRHLGFPFKEA; encoded by the coding sequence ATGACTGCCACCACCACTGCACCGCGCCTCAAGGCGCGCTACCGCGAAGAGATCCAGGGCAAGCTGCAGGAGCAGTTCTCCTACGAGAACGTCATGCAGATCCCGGGTCTGACCAAGGTCGTGGTCAACATGGGTGTGGGCGACGCCGCCCGCGACTCCAAGCTGATCGAGGGCGCCATCCGCGACCTCTCCACGATCACCGGCCAGAAGCCCGCCGTCACCAAGGCCCGTAAGTCCATCGCGCAGTTCAAGCTGCGTGAGGGCCAGCCGATCGGCGCCCACGTCACCCTCCGCGGTGACCGCATGTGGGAGTTCCTGGACCGCCTGGTGTCGCTTGCGCTGCCGCGCATCCGCGACTTCCGCGGTCTGTCGCCGAAGCAGTTCGACGGCCGGGGCAACTACACCTTCGGTCTCACGGAGCAGGTCATGTTCCACGAGATCGACCAGGACAAGATCGACCGCGTCCGGGGTATGGACATCACCGTGGTGACCACGGCGACCAACGACGACGAGGGCCGCGCCCTGCTGCGTCACCTCGGCTTCCCGTTCAAGGAGGCGTGA
- the rplR gene encoding 50S ribosomal protein L18 has protein sequence MAYGVKIAKGNARKAAAVKRRHIRVRKRVSGTPVRPRLVVTRSNRHMVAQVIDDIAGHTLASASTLDSAIRAAEGDKSAQAQQVGALVAERAKAAGIEAVVFDRGGNKYAGRIAALADAAREAGLKF, from the coding sequence ATGGCATACGGTGTGAAGATCGCCAAGGGCAACGCCCGTAAGGCGGCTGCCGTCAAGCGGCGTCACATCCGCGTCCGCAAGCGGGTCTCCGGCACGCCGGTCCGTCCTCGCCTCGTGGTGACGCGGTCCAACCGTCACATGGTGGCGCAGGTCATCGACGACATCGCGGGCCACACGCTGGCCTCGGCGTCGACGCTGGACAGCGCCATCCGGGCGGCCGAGGGCGACAAGAGCGCCCAGGCGCAGCAGGTCGGCGCGCTGGTGGCCGAGCGGGCGAAGGCCGCGGGCATCGAGGCCGTCGTGTTCGACCGTGGTGGCAACAAGTACGCCGGGCGGATTGCCGCTCTGGCGGACGCCGCCCGCGAGGCCGGGCTGAAGTTCTGA
- the rplV gene encoding 50S ribosomal protein L22, whose protein sequence is MEARAQARYIRVTPMKARRVVDLIRGMSATEAQAVLRFAPQAASVPVGKVLDSAIANAAHNYDHTDADSLFISEAYVDEGPTLKRFRPRAQGRAYRIRKRTSHITVVVSSKEGTR, encoded by the coding sequence ATGGAAGCCAGGGCCCAGGCGCGGTACATCCGCGTCACGCCCATGAAGGCCCGCCGCGTGGTGGACCTCATCCGTGGCATGAGTGCCACGGAGGCTCAGGCGGTCCTGCGTTTCGCCCCGCAGGCCGCGAGCGTGCCGGTCGGCAAGGTGCTGGACAGCGCCATCGCCAACGCCGCGCACAACTACGACCACACCGACGCCGACAGCCTCTTCATCTCCGAGGCGTACGTCGACGAGGGCCCGACCCTGAAGCGGTTCCGTCCGCGTGCCCAGGGCCGCGCCTACCGGATCCGCAAGCGGACCAGCCACATCACCGTGGTCGTCAGCAGCAAGGAAGGAACCCGGTAA
- the rplN gene encoding 50S ribosomal protein L14: MIQQESRLRVADNTGAKEILCIRVLGGSGRRYAGIGDVIVATVKDAIPGGNVKKGDVVKAVIVRTVKERRRPDGSYIRFDENAAVILKNDGDPRGTRIFGPVGRELREKKFMKIISLAPEVL, from the coding sequence GTGATCCAGCAGGAGTCGCGACTGCGCGTCGCCGACAACACGGGCGCGAAGGAAATCCTTTGCATCCGTGTTCTCGGTGGCTCCGGTCGCCGCTACGCGGGCATCGGTGACGTCATCGTCGCCACCGTCAAGGATGCGATCCCCGGTGGCAACGTGAAGAAGGGTGACGTCGTCAAGGCGGTCATCGTGCGCACCGTCAAGGAGCGCCGCCGCCCGGACGGTTCGTACATCCGCTTCGACGAGAACGCGGCCGTCATCCTCAAGAACGATGGCGACCCCCGTGGCACCCGTATCTTCGGCCCGGTGGGCCGTGAGCTGCGCGAGAAGAAGTTCATGAAGATCATCTCGCTCGCGCCGGAGGTGCTGTAA
- the rpmD gene encoding 50S ribosomal protein L30 — MARLKITQTKSYIGSKQNHRDTLRSLGLKKLGDVVVKEDRPEFRGMATTVRHLVTVEEVD; from the coding sequence ATGGCCCGCCTGAAGATCACGCAGACGAAGTCCTACATCGGCAGCAAGCAGAACCACCGCGACACCCTGCGTTCGCTCGGGCTGAAGAAGCTCGGCGACGTGGTTGTCAAGGAGGACCGCCCCGAGTTCCGCGGCATGGCGACCACCGTGCGGCATCTCGTGACGGTCGAGGAGGTCGACTGA
- the rplX gene encoding 50S ribosomal protein L24 — MKIKKGDLVQVITGKDKGKQGKVIAAFPREDRVLVEGVNRVKKHTKAGQTARGSKTGGIVTTEAPIHVSNVQLVVEKDGNKVVTRVGYRFDDEGNKIRVAKRTGEDI; from the coding sequence ATGAAGATCAAGAAGGGCGACCTGGTCCAGGTCATCACCGGTAAGGACAAGGGCAAGCAGGGCAAGGTCATCGCGGCCTTCCCGCGCGAGGACCGTGTCCTGGTCGAGGGTGTCAACCGGGTCAAGAAGCACACCAAGGCCGGACAGACCGCTCGTGGTTCGAAGACCGGCGGCATCGTGACGACCGAAGCCCCGATCCACGTGAGCAACGTGCAGCTCGTGGTGGAGAAGGACGGCAACAAGGTCGTCACCCGCGTCGGATACCGCTTCGACGACGAGGGCAACAAGATCCGCGTTGCCAAGCGGACCGGTGAGGACATCTGA
- a CDS encoding type Z 30S ribosomal protein S14: protein MAKKALIAKAARKPKFGVRGYTRCQRCGRPHSVYRKFGLCRVCLREMAHRGELPGVTKSSW from the coding sequence GTGGCGAAGAAGGCTCTCATTGCCAAGGCCGCCCGCAAGCCCAAGTTCGGCGTGCGTGGGTACACGCGCTGCCAGCGTTGCGGACGTCCGCACTCCGTCTACCGCAAGTTCGGCCTGTGCCGCGTGTGCCTTCGTGAGATGGCTCACCGTGGCGAGCTGCCGGGCGTGACCAAGAGCTCCTGGTAA
- the rpmC gene encoding 50S ribosomal protein L29 — protein sequence MAAGTKASELRELNNEDLVGKLREAKEELFNLRFQAATGQLENHGRLKAVRKDIARIYTLMRERELGIETVESA from the coding sequence ATGGCGGCCGGTACCAAGGCGTCCGAGCTGCGTGAGCTGAACAACGAGGACCTCGTTGGCAAGCTCCGTGAGGCCAAGGAAGAGCTGTTCAACCTCCGCTTCCAGGCGGCGACCGGACAGCTTGAGAACCACGGCCGGCTGAAGGCCGTCCGCAAGGACATCGCCCGGATCTACACCCTGATGCGGGAGCGCGAGCTCGGCATCGAGACGGTGGAGAGCGCCTGA
- the rplO gene encoding 50S ribosomal protein L15: MAENNPLKVHNLRPAPGAKTAKTRVGRGEASKGKTAGRGTKGTKARYQVPERFEGGQMPLHMRLPKLKGFKNPFRTEYQVVNLDKLAALYPQGGEVTVADLVAKGAVRKNQLVKVLGSGEVSVALQVTVDAVSGSAKEKITAAGGTVTELV; this comes from the coding sequence ATGGCGGAGAACAACCCGCTGAAGGTCCACAACCTCCGGCCCGCCCCGGGCGCCAAGACCGCCAAGACCCGTGTCGGTCGTGGTGAGGCGTCCAAGGGTAAGACCGCTGGTCGTGGCACCAAGGGCACCAAGGCCCGCTACCAGGTTCCGGAGCGCTTCGAGGGTGGGCAGATGCCCCTCCACATGCGGCTCCCGAAGCTCAAGGGCTTCAAGAACCCGTTCCGCACCGAGTACCAGGTCGTGAACCTGGACAAGCTGGCCGCGCTCTACCCGCAGGGTGGCGAGGTCACGGTGGCCGATCTGGTCGCCAAGGGTGCGGTGCGCAAGAACCAGCTCGTCAAGGTGCTGGGCTCCGGTGAGGTCTCCGTGGCGCTCCAGGTGACGGTCGACGCCGTCTCCGGCTCCGCCAAGGAGAAGATCACCGCTGCCGGTGGCACCGTCACCGAGCTCGTCTGA
- the rpsH gene encoding 30S ribosomal protein S8, with protein MTMTDPIADMLTRLRNANSAYHDSVVMPHSKIKSHIAEILQQEGYITGWKVEDAEVGKNLTLELKFGPNRERSIAGIKRISKPGLRVYAKSTNLPKVLGGLGVAIISTSHGLLTDKQAGKKGVGGEVLAYVW; from the coding sequence ATGACCATGACCGATCCGATCGCAGACATGCTGACGCGTCTGCGAAACGCGAACTCGGCGTACCACGACTCCGTCGTGATGCCCCACAGCAAGATCAAGTCGCATATCGCGGAGATCCTCCAGCAGGAGGGCTACATCACCGGCTGGAAGGTCGAGGACGCCGAGGTCGGCAAGAACCTCACCCTCGAGCTGAAGTTCGGCCCGAACCGCGAGCGCTCGATCGCCGGCATCAAGCGGATTTCGAAGCCGGGCCTGCGGGTCTACGCAAAGTCCACCAACCTGCCGAAGGTGCTCGGCGGCCTGGGCGTGGCGATCATCTCCACGTCGCACGGGCTCCTCACCGACAAGCAGGCCGGCAAGAAGGGCGTGGGTGGGGAAGTCCTCGCCTACGTCTGGTAA
- the rpsQ gene encoding 30S ribosomal protein S17: MSETNVTENATQNRGFRKTREGLVVSDKMDKTVVVAVEDRVKHALYGKVIRRTNKLKAHDEQNAAGVGDRVLLMETRPLSATKRWRVVEILEKAK; encoded by the coding sequence ATGAGCGAGACGAATGTGACTGAGAACGCAACGCAGAACCGCGGCTTCCGCAAGACCCGTGAGGGTCTGGTCGTCAGCGACAAGATGGACAAGACCGTCGTCGTCGCCGTCGAGGACCGCGTCAAGCACGCGCTGTACGGCAAGGTCATCCGCCGTACGAACAAGCTCAAGGCGCACGACGAGCAGAACGCCGCGGGTGTCGGCGACCGTGTCCTCCTGATGGAGACCCGGCCGCTGTCCGCGACCAAGCGCTGGCGCGTCGTCGAGATCCTCGAGAAGGCCAAGTAG
- the rpsE gene encoding 30S ribosomal protein S5 has product MAGPQRRGGGAGGGERRDRKDRRDGGAAAEKTAYVERVVAINRVAKVVKGGRRFSFTALVVVGDGDGTVGVGYGKAKEVPAAIAKGVEEAKKHFFKVPRIAGTIPHPIQGEEAAGVVLLKPASPGTGVIAGGPVRAVLECAGIHDVLSKSLGSSNPINIVHATVAALQGLQRPEEIAARRGLPLEDVAPAALLRARAGVGV; this is encoded by the coding sequence ATGGCTGGACCCCAGCGCCGCGGTGGCGGCGCCGGTGGCGGCGAGCGGCGGGACCGGAAGGACCGGCGGGACGGTGGCGCTGCCGCCGAGAAGACCGCTTACGTCGAGCGTGTTGTCGCGATCAACCGCGTCGCCAAGGTTGTGAAGGGTGGTCGTCGCTTCAGCTTCACCGCGCTGGTCGTGGTGGGCGACGGTGACGGCACCGTGGGTGTCGGTTACGGCAAGGCCAAGGAGGTGCCGGCCGCGATCGCCAAGGGCGTGGAGGAGGCCAAGAAGCACTTCTTCAAGGTCCCCCGGATCGCCGGCACCATCCCGCACCCGATCCAGGGTGAGGAGGCCGCGGGTGTCGTGCTGCTGAAGCCGGCGTCCCCCGGTACCGGTGTGATCGCCGGTGGCCCGGTGCGCGCCGTGCTGGAGTGCGCGGGCATCCACGACGTGCTCAGCAAGTCGCTCGGTTCGTCGAACCCGATCAACATCGTGCACGCCACGGTGGCCGCTCTGCAGGGCCTTCAGCGCCCCGAGGAGATCGCCGCCCGCCGTGGTCTGCCGCTGGAGGACGTCGCCCCCGCCGCTCTGCTGCGGGCGCGTGCCGGGGTGGGTGTGTGA